The Victivallis sp. Marseille-Q1083 DNA window TGCCGTCGGAAATTATCGAATGCGATCTGGTATTGCGCGAGTCTTCGTGATATTTTATATAGGCAGAAAGCATAGAAAACAAACCTAAAACGCAAAGGATGTTAGATGAAGCCGACATTATTGGTGCTGGCCGCCGGCATGGGCAGCCGCTACGGCGGACTGAAGCAGTTGGATCAACTGGGGCCGTCCGGTGAAACGATTATGGATTATTCGATTTATGACGCGATCCGCGCCGGATTCGGCAAGGTGGTGTTCATCATTCGCCACGATATCGAAAAGGAATTCAAGGACGTGATCGGCAAGCGCTATGAAGGGCGTATCGCCATCGATTACGCCTTTCAGTCGCTGGACGATCTGCCGGCCGGTTTCAGCGTGCCGGAAGGCCGCCAGAAACCGTGGGGAACCGGGCAGGCGGTTTACGCGGCGCGCGATGTCGTCAGGGAGCCGTTCGCGGTGATCAACGCCGATGATTTTTACGGGGCCGACGGCTACCGGAAGCTGGCGGAGTATTTGAGCCGGGCGGAAGATAAAAACGGCATCGGCGATTATTGCATGTGCGCCTTTGTCATGCGCAATACGCTGTCGGAAAATGGTTCGGTGTCGCGCGGCGTCTGCGAAGTCGATGCCAGCGGCGACTTGACCAAAGTGGTCGAGCACGCCAAGATCGAACGCGCCGCCGATGGCAGAATCGTCAGCACGCTCGAAGACGGTTCGGCGGTCGACTTCACCGGCGAAGAGCTGGTGTCGATGAACATGTGGGGCTTTACGCCGTCGCTGTTCGGCCGGATGGAAGCGTTGTTCAGCGCCTTTCTGCAGGAGCGCGGCCGGGAGTTGAAGAGCGAATTCTACATTCCGTTTGTGGCTGACGCGCTGATCCACCGGCGCCAGGCGCAGCTCAAGGTGCTGACCTCGGCGGATGCCTGGTTCGGCATCACCTACCGGGAAGACCGGCCGCACGTTGTCGCCAGCATTCAGGCGCTGGTCGACCGCGGCGTTTACCCGGCCAAACTGTTTGCCTGATGAGATTATTTCAATACGAAAGCTTAGGAGAACTATGAAGCACGACGTCAAAGCGGTCAGCCGGATGTTCGACATTTACGGCGATTTCGTCGGCGCGGTGCCGTATGGCACCGGCCATATCAACGATACTTACCAGGCGGCTTACAATCAGAGCGGCACGCTGGTGCATTACACCTTTCAGCGGATCAACTCCAATGTGTTCAAGAATCCGCCGGCCCTGATGGAGAACATCTCCCGGGTGACCACCCATATCTACCGGAAAATCAAGGACCAGAAGCAGGAGGCTTCGCGGCGGACGCTGCGGCTGGTCAAGGCGTTTGACGGCAAGTCCTACGTCATCGACGCCGACGGCAATTACTGGCGCGCTTATCTGTTCGTCGAAAAGGCCCGGACCTACGATGTGCTGGAAACGATCGATCAGGCTTTCCAGGCGGCCCGCTCGTTTGCGGAATTCCAGATGGATCTGGTCGACCTGCCGGGAGAACGCCTGAACGAGACGATTCCGGATTTTCACAATACGCCGAAGCGGATCGCCAATCTGGAAGCGGCGATCAAGGCGGACAAAATGGGACGGGTCAAGGAGGTTTCCAAAGAGATCGATTTCGTCATGAAGCGCAAGGAAGAGGCCGGTCTGCTGATCGATCTGCAGAACAAGGGCGAGATTCCGGAACGCATCACCCACAACGATACGAAGCTGAACAACGTGTTGATCGATGACGCCACCGGCGAAGGCGTCTGCGTCATCGACCTGGATACGGTGATGCCGGGCCTGGCGCATTACGACTTCGGCGACATGGTGCGCACCGGCACCAGCCCGGCGATGGAGGATGAAAAGGATTTGTCGAAGGTCTGTATGCGGTTCGAGATGTTCGAGGCGCTGCTGCGCGGTTATGTCAGCAACGCCGGTAAATTCCTCAATCCGGTCGAGCTGAATTTGTTGCCGTTCAGCGGCAAACTGATCACGCTGGAAATCGGCACCCGGTTCCTGACCGACTACCTGGAAGGCGACGTCTATTTCAAGATCCACCGGCCGGAGCACAACCTCGACCGCTGCCGCACCCAGTTCAAGCTGGTCGAATCCATCGAAAATCAGATGGACCGGATGATGGCGCTGTTGAATTCGTTGAAATAATCTCAATACAGGAGTTTGATTGGAAATGAGAATATTGGTTACCGGCGGAGCCGGTTTTATCGGCAGCCACATCGTGGAATATTTCCAGGGCAAGGCTGAAGTGCGGGTGTTGGACAATCTGCGTTCCGGCTACAAAAAGAACCTCGACGGTTTCAAGGTCGAATTCATCGAAGGCGATATCCGCGACCGGGAGACGGTGCGGCAGGCGATGGAAGGGGTCGATTACGTTTTCCATATGGCGGCGATGATCAGTGTGCCGGAGTCGATGTTCAAACCGATGGAATGCGTCGACATCAACGTCGACGGTCTGCTGATTGTTCTGGAAGAAGCGGCCAAGGCCGGCGTCAAGAAGCTCTGCTTCAGCACCAGCGCGGCGATTTACGGCGACAATCCGACCGTGCCGAAGCGCGAAGAGATGTTCCCGGAGCCGAAGAGCCCGTATGCGATCACCAAGCTGGACGGCGAATATTACTGCAACATGTTCACCAAGGAAGGCAAGCTGCAGACCGCCTGCCTGCGTTATTTCAACGTGTTCGGACCGCGCCAGGACCCGAAGAGCGCCTATGCGGCGGCGGTGCCGATTTTCACGGCCAAAGCGGTGGCCGACGAGGAAATTTCCATCTACGGCGACGGCGAACAGACGCGCGATTTCATCTATGTCAAGGATATCGTCGCGGCCAATGTCTTTATGGCGATGAACGATTTCACCGGCGTTTACAACATTGCCTACGGCGGCCGGATCACCATCAACGACCTGGTCGAGACGATCAAGAAGCTGACCGGCTCGAAGTCGCCGGTGAAGCATTTGCCGGAACGGGCCGGCGATGTCAAGCACTCGATGGCGGCGATCGACAAGCTGGCCGCCACCGGATTCAAACCGACCTATTCGTTCGAGAAAGGCTTGGCGGCGACCATCGCGTTTTTCAAAGAACAGCGGCAGAAGTGACGGCCGCATAACCTTCAATCAATCCATCAACGGAGAGTGTGTGTAAAAATGGATGTCATTATCAGAAAAGATGTGAAATCGGCAGTGGATCTGGCGGCGCGTATCATGGCCGATGCCCTGCGCAAACGGCCGGACATGACGCTGGGACTGGCGACCGGCCGGACGATGGAAGCGCTGTATGCTGAACTGGTGAAAATGCACCGGGAGGAAGGCCTGGATTTCTCGCTGGCCAAGTCGTTCAACCTGGATGAATACGTCGGATTGGCGCCGGACAATGTCAATTCCTACCGCTATTATATGAATCACCACTTGTTCGATCATGTCAATATCGACAAGCGCAATACCCATCTGCCGAACGGCCTGGCCAAGTGTGAAGCCGGCGAGTGCGAACGGTATGAGCAGGAGATGAGATTGGCCGGCGGCATCGACCTGCAACTGGTCGGCATCGGCCGCACCGGTCACATCGGTTTCAACGAGCCGCTTTCGCCGCTGACCAGCCGGACCCGCTCGGTGGCGTTGACCCAGGGAACGATCGAACAGAATTCGCCGTTGTTCACCTATCCGGATGTCATGCCGCGGCGGGCTTTCACGATGGGCGTCGGTACTGTGCTGGATGCCCGTTCTGTGCTGCTGCTGGCCACCGGCGCGGAAAAGGCGGACATTATCGCCAAGGCGATCGAAGGACCGGTCACTTCGATGATTTCGGCTTCGGCGCTGCAGATGCACCAGAACTGCACGGTCATTCTGGACGAGGAAGCGGCGGCGAAACTGCAGCTCAGGGATTTCTGCGACTGGACGTTCGCCAACGATCCGAAGTGGGATGCGTTCCGGTAAGATGATGAATTAGAAAAAGCAGCGTCCCGCCGCCGGCGAAGTATATTCCGGCGGCGAAACGCTGACCGCCGGTATCACAGGGGCGGAGTTGATTTCAAGCGGCGTCGGCATTGCCGGCGCTTTTTTTTTAAGCAGCCGGCCGGTCAACGGCCGGCTGAACGCAGGAGATCGCTCAATCAAAAGGGATGATAATCTCCGATGAATCTCGAATAAATTATTCGAATAAAAATAATTTGTTGTTGAATGAATCAATCATTATCAGATGATTTTCAATGAGTTTTTGTTCGTTTTTGTGGCGGCTGACTGATGAAAAGGGTTGCTTTTTGGGCTGGTTTTTACTATAATTATAATAGTAATCGAAGTTTGCCAAATATGTGGTGTGGAAAAACTGAACCATTGCAACGGCCAATCAAGCCCAACAGGAAAGGAAACCGCCAATGAGGAACAAAAACTTTACACTTATCGAATTGCTGGTGGTGATCGCGATTATTGCCATTCTGGCCAGCATGTTGCTGCCGGCGTTGACCAAGGCGAAAGCGGCGGCCCAGTCGGTCAAATGCCTGAGCAATCTGAAACAGATGGGGTTGGTGCATGCCTTTTA harbors:
- a CDS encoding sugar phosphate nucleotidyltransferase, which gives rise to MKPTLLVLAAGMGSRYGGLKQLDQLGPSGETIMDYSIYDAIRAGFGKVVFIIRHDIEKEFKDVIGKRYEGRIAIDYAFQSLDDLPAGFSVPEGRQKPWGTGQAVYAARDVVREPFAVINADDFYGADGYRKLAEYLSRAEDKNGIGDYCMCAFVMRNTLSENGSVSRGVCEVDASGDLTKVVEHAKIERAADGRIVSTLEDGSAVDFTGEELVSMNMWGFTPSLFGRMEALFSAFLQERGRELKSEFYIPFVADALIHRRQAQLKVLTSADAWFGITYREDRPHVVASIQALVDRGVYPAKLFA
- a CDS encoding phosphotransferase enzyme family protein translates to MKHDVKAVSRMFDIYGDFVGAVPYGTGHINDTYQAAYNQSGTLVHYTFQRINSNVFKNPPALMENISRVTTHIYRKIKDQKQEASRRTLRLVKAFDGKSYVIDADGNYWRAYLFVEKARTYDVLETIDQAFQAARSFAEFQMDLVDLPGERLNETIPDFHNTPKRIANLEAAIKADKMGRVKEVSKEIDFVMKRKEEAGLLIDLQNKGEIPERITHNDTKLNNVLIDDATGEGVCVIDLDTVMPGLAHYDFGDMVRTGTSPAMEDEKDLSKVCMRFEMFEALLRGYVSNAGKFLNPVELNLLPFSGKLITLEIGTRFLTDYLEGDVYFKIHRPEHNLDRCRTQFKLVESIENQMDRMMALLNSLK
- the nagB gene encoding glucosamine-6-phosphate deaminase — protein: MDVIIRKDVKSAVDLAARIMADALRKRPDMTLGLATGRTMEALYAELVKMHREEGLDFSLAKSFNLDEYVGLAPDNVNSYRYYMNHHLFDHVNIDKRNTHLPNGLAKCEAGECERYEQEMRLAGGIDLQLVGIGRTGHIGFNEPLSPLTSRTRSVALTQGTIEQNSPLFTYPDVMPRRAFTMGVGTVLDARSVLLLATGAEKADIIAKAIEGPVTSMISASALQMHQNCTVILDEEAAAKLQLRDFCDWTFANDPKWDAFR
- a CDS encoding SDR family oxidoreductase; translated protein: MRILVTGGAGFIGSHIVEYFQGKAEVRVLDNLRSGYKKNLDGFKVEFIEGDIRDRETVRQAMEGVDYVFHMAAMISVPESMFKPMECVDINVDGLLIVLEEAAKAGVKKLCFSTSAAIYGDNPTVPKREEMFPEPKSPYAITKLDGEYYCNMFTKEGKLQTACLRYFNVFGPRQDPKSAYAAAVPIFTAKAVADEEISIYGDGEQTRDFIYVKDIVAANVFMAMNDFTGVYNIAYGGRITINDLVETIKKLTGSKSPVKHLPERAGDVKHSMAAIDKLAATGFKPTYSFEKGLAATIAFFKEQRQK